A region from the Chelonoidis abingdonii isolate Lonesome George chromosome 10, CheloAbing_2.0, whole genome shotgun sequence genome encodes:
- the LOC142047354 gene encoding uncharacterized protein LOC142047354: MQCRVKVKELRSAYCKTHEGNCRSGAASMTFRFYKELDMILGCDPTANWRTTMDSSEQGEGEGEGVEETESETTEVVGDTPESQEACSQELFSSQEEASQSQQLEIVGEEEAEEWVLVSFNPPALSQPAERLQNLRRKPRKSKEDLVKEVMNQYARENKRLQDWREKMHQWRETQSRRKELATKKSTKQLVSLLAHQTDCMQSLVAMQADHYRSKPPLIPKLSLLCPTVCSKPPSPASWFLPLPAAPNTCTFTYQP; the protein is encoded by the exons ATGCAGTGCAgagttaaagtaaaggagctgcggagtgcctattgcaaaacTCATGAGGGAAACTGCCGCTCAGGAGCTGCCTCCATGACCttccgtttttacaaggagctggatatGATACTTGGGTGTGATCCCACTGCCAATtggaggaccacgatggacagttcagagcagggggagggggaaggggagggtgtagaggaaaccgagagtgagacTACTGAGGTGGtaggagacaccccggagtcccaggaggcatgcagccaggagctcttctcaagccaggaggaagctagccagtcacagcagctggaaattgttggtgaagaagaagcagaggagtgggttctcg tgtccttcaATCCTCCGGCCCTATCACAGCCTGCTGAAAGACTCCAGAACTtgaggaggaaaccaagaaaaagcaaagaagatttggtgaaagaagttatgaatcagtatgccagagagaataagaggctgcaggactggagagagaaaatgcatcagtggagggaaacacaaagcaggagaaaggaattggctaccaagaaaagcacaaagcagctggtaAGCCTCCTGGCGCaccaaacggactgtatgcagtcacttgtagccatgcaggcagatcactaCCGTTCTAAACCTCCCctcatcccaaagctctctctcttgtgccccactgtttgctcaaaacccccttctccagcatcctggttcttaccactaCCAGCTGCCCCCAatacctgtacgttcacctaccagccctga